The proteins below come from a single Kitasatospora sp. NBC_00315 genomic window:
- a CDS encoding GPW/gp25 family protein → MPEQFVGAGWAFPLRVDATGSIALVDRDKEITESIRLVLGTAPGERPMRPEFGCGIHAYVFATADADTAGRISYEVRRALDRWEPRILVDAVEVALDSADGGTLYIDVHYTVRGTNNPRSLVFPFYVIPAHEPSPTGAGAQSVQESYR, encoded by the coding sequence ATGCCGGAGCAGTTCGTCGGCGCGGGTTGGGCGTTCCCGCTGCGGGTCGACGCGACCGGGTCGATCGCGCTGGTCGACCGGGACAAGGAGATCACCGAGTCGATCCGGCTGGTGCTCGGCACCGCGCCCGGCGAGCGGCCGATGCGCCCGGAGTTCGGCTGCGGCATCCACGCCTACGTCTTCGCGACGGCGGACGCGGACACCGCCGGGCGGATCTCGTACGAGGTGCGGCGGGCGCTGGACCGGTGGGAGCCGCGGATCCTGGTCGACGCCGTGGAGGTGGCGCTGGACAGCGCGGACGGCGGCACCCTCTACATCGACGTCCACTACACCGTGCGGGGCACCAACAACCCTCGCAGCCTGGTGTTCCCGTTCTACGTGATCCCCGCGCACGAGCCGTCGCCGACCGGCGCCGGCGCGCAGTCCGTTCAGGAGAGTTACCGCTGA
- a CDS encoding PAAR domain-containing protein — MPQAARLGDTTSHTYTPVVPGVPTGTVGPPGGAALPALPVNPGPLLGVPSVRIGGRPAAVVGTVHTCSLHMPMTLTLTNNLALPALAAPVTGRVLIGGFPAARKGDRLTCQASVSSGAPTVFVGGR; from the coding sequence ATGCCGCAGGCGGCGAGGCTGGGCGACACCACCAGCCACACCTACACCCCCGTGGTGCCCGGGGTTCCCACCGGCACCGTCGGTCCGCCCGGCGGCGCGGCACTGCCCGCGCTGCCGGTGAATCCGGGGCCGCTGCTCGGGGTGCCCTCGGTGCGGATCGGCGGCCGGCCGGCGGCCGTCGTCGGCACGGTGCACACCTGTTCGCTGCACATGCCGATGACGCTGACACTGACCAACAACCTGGCGCTGCCCGCGCTCGCGGCGCCGGTCACCGGCCGGGTGCTGATCGGCGGCTTCCCGGCGGCCCGCAAGGGGGACCGGCTGACCTGCCAGGCCTCGGTGAGCAGCGGGGCGCCGACCGTGTTCGTCGGGGGGCGTTGA
- a CDS encoding VgrG-related protein, giving the protein MSLGANTNAFVIGCPGPLPAPWPRMPTEVRVEESGGLPAVAVVRFLDPGRDLLAQTGIRVGGRFTVQVKPGDETAQLPLFAGEVVALEAEFDGTGSFTTIRALDVSHRLQRGRRIAGHRNSTASEVVTQLATAAGVPLGTVDATGTVYEYLTQPNVSDWEFLRTLAVENGRELVVADGLLHFRDPVPATSAPGLSTRPEQSPYVLELGKNVLAVRAAVSSVGQVSTVEVRGWDVTRKEAVVADTAVTPSTELQLGVTPQQAVAAFGPARMLVADVPYRTAAEATAVSAALAADTAGALGELEITVRGNPHLRVGVPVALSSAGAPFDGKYTITSAVHTDLLGIGYETRLTVSGRQDRSLYGLASGASAQARSPRIPSVATGVVVDVMKAGETPLSGYREQEKQGWVKLKFPWLSDSSGGGEAYVSDWARTVQLGGVRGGGLICPEIGDEVLVAFEQGLLDRPYVIGGLYNGLDRPSPDTLPLTDGYGRVNRRSLASRSGDRLELLDSLYAEQGIRLRTGDDRLTVHLDRRRTEITVHSDGAVTVTAAEGITVKGDGITLDAGNGELSLKGRSVSVHGGTDVTVKAATIHLN; this is encoded by the coding sequence ATGTCGCTGGGTGCGAACACCAACGCCTTCGTGATCGGTTGTCCGGGGCCGCTGCCGGCGCCCTGGCCGAGGATGCCGACGGAGGTCCGGGTCGAGGAGAGCGGCGGGCTGCCCGCGGTCGCCGTGGTGCGCTTTCTCGACCCCGGTCGTGATCTGCTGGCGCAGACCGGCATCCGGGTGGGCGGCAGGTTCACCGTGCAGGTGAAGCCCGGTGATGAGACCGCCCAACTTCCGCTGTTCGCCGGTGAGGTGGTCGCCCTGGAGGCCGAGTTCGACGGCACGGGCAGCTTCACCACGATCCGGGCCCTGGACGTCTCGCACCGCCTGCAGCGGGGACGGCGGATCGCGGGCCACCGCAACAGCACGGCGTCCGAGGTGGTGACGCAGCTCGCGACGGCGGCGGGTGTGCCGCTGGGCACGGTGGACGCGACGGGCACGGTGTACGAGTACCTGACCCAGCCGAACGTGTCCGACTGGGAGTTCCTGCGCACCCTGGCGGTGGAGAACGGCCGGGAACTGGTGGTGGCCGACGGCCTGTTGCACTTCCGCGATCCCGTCCCGGCGACGTCGGCGCCGGGTCTGTCCACCCGCCCGGAGCAGAGCCCGTACGTGCTGGAGCTGGGCAAGAACGTGCTGGCGGTGCGTGCGGCGGTCTCCTCGGTGGGGCAGGTCTCGACGGTGGAGGTGCGCGGCTGGGACGTCACGCGCAAGGAGGCGGTGGTGGCGGACACCGCGGTGACCCCGAGTACCGAGCTCCAGCTGGGCGTCACCCCGCAGCAGGCGGTCGCGGCCTTCGGGCCGGCCCGGATGCTGGTGGCGGACGTGCCGTACCGCACGGCGGCGGAGGCCACCGCGGTGTCCGCCGCGCTGGCGGCCGACACCGCCGGCGCGTTGGGCGAGCTGGAGATCACGGTCCGCGGCAATCCGCACCTGCGGGTGGGGGTGCCGGTGGCGCTGAGCAGTGCGGGGGCGCCGTTCGACGGGAAGTACACGATCACGTCGGCGGTGCACACCGACCTGCTCGGGATCGGGTACGAGACCCGGCTCACGGTCAGCGGGCGCCAGGACCGCAGCCTGTACGGGCTGGCCTCCGGAGCCTCGGCGCAGGCGCGCTCCCCCCGGATCCCCTCGGTCGCGACGGGCGTGGTGGTGGACGTGATGAAGGCCGGCGAGACACCGCTCTCGGGCTACCGGGAGCAGGAGAAGCAGGGCTGGGTGAAGCTGAAGTTCCCCTGGCTGTCCGATAGTTCGGGTGGCGGCGAGGCGTACGTCAGCGACTGGGCACGGACCGTCCAGCTGGGCGGGGTGCGCGGCGGTGGACTGATCTGCCCGGAGATCGGGGACGAGGTGCTGGTGGCCTTCGAGCAGGGCCTGCTGGACCGCCCGTACGTGATCGGCGGACTCTACAACGGGCTGGACCGGCCCTCCCCCGACACGCTGCCGCTGACCGACGGGTACGGCCGGGTCAACCGCCGCTCGCTGGCCTCCCGCAGCGGGGACCGGCTGGAGCTGCTGGATTCGCTCTACGCCGAGCAGGGCATCCGGCTGCGCACGGGCGACGACCGGCTGACCGTCCACCTGGACCGCCGGCGCACCGAGATCACCGTGCACAGCGACGGGGCGGTGACGGTGACGGCGGCCGAGGGGATCACCGTCAAAGGCGACGGGATCACGCTGGACGCCGGCAACGGGGAGCTGAGCCTGAAGGGGCGCAGCGTCTCGGTCCACGGCGGCACCGACGTCACGGTCAAGGCCGCCACCATCCACCTGAACTGA
- a CDS encoding peptidase M23: MQSTPTKATLTAYEPPPKPGAQPGGRFGPEIRFQFNPNTLSLSKGAQWRQNLIRGGEETGVPEFVGAAPRRLGVELFLDATATRDDSVAKSVETLLGWCAPTPASIAAKAPCAPRVMFAWGSFESVKFFGYLGSVSATYSLFDPSGRPLRATCQVEVTESGEPTPGQNPTSGAIDARRVHRLVAGDSLELLAHQEYGDSTAWRVIAEANGVEDPMRLRPGAELLVPAASELRAG, from the coding sequence ATGCAGAGCACACCGACGAAGGCCACCCTGACCGCCTACGAGCCGCCACCCAAACCGGGTGCCCAGCCCGGCGGGCGGTTCGGGCCGGAGATCAGGTTCCAGTTCAACCCGAACACGCTGTCGCTGAGCAAGGGAGCGCAGTGGCGGCAGAACCTCATCCGGGGCGGCGAGGAGACCGGCGTCCCGGAGTTCGTCGGCGCGGCGCCGCGCCGGCTCGGCGTGGAGCTGTTCCTGGACGCCACCGCCACCCGGGACGACAGCGTCGCCAAGTCGGTGGAGACGCTGCTCGGTTGGTGCGCCCCCACGCCGGCCAGCATCGCGGCGAAGGCGCCGTGCGCGCCCCGGGTGATGTTCGCCTGGGGATCGTTCGAGAGCGTGAAGTTCTTCGGCTATCTCGGCAGTGTCAGCGCGACGTACTCGCTCTTCGACCCGAGCGGCCGTCCGCTGCGCGCGACCTGCCAGGTGGAGGTGACGGAGTCCGGGGAGCCCACGCCGGGCCAGAACCCGACCTCGGGTGCGATCGACGCGCGCCGGGTGCACCGCCTGGTGGCGGGGGACAGCCTGGAGCTGCTGGCCCACCAGGAGTACGGGGACTCGACGGCCTGGCGGGTGATCGCGGAGGCCAACGGCGTCGAGGATCCGATGCGGCTGCGACCGGGTGCGGAGCTGCTGGTGCCGGCCGCCTCCGAGCTGAGGGCGGGGTAG
- a CDS encoding phage tail protein, with protein MTLPYPGTSVHFQLQISGIDLGDFTTCSGLGAQVEVEQRAEGGNNGFVWQLPTRITYPNVTLSRGLTPDTAKVSRFLATLPTQVTRGSAQITALTPMLGAGPVLATWALREVIVVRWTGPSFDPARSEAATESIELAHHGFL; from the coding sequence GTGACCCTCCCCTACCCCGGCACCAGCGTCCACTTCCAGCTGCAGATCAGCGGGATCGACCTGGGCGACTTCACCACGTGCAGCGGGCTCGGCGCCCAGGTGGAGGTCGAGCAGCGGGCCGAGGGCGGCAACAACGGCTTCGTCTGGCAGCTGCCGACCAGGATCACGTACCCGAACGTGACGCTCTCCCGGGGCCTGACGCCCGACACCGCGAAGGTCTCCCGGTTTCTGGCCACGCTGCCCACCCAGGTCACCCGGGGCAGTGCGCAGATCACCGCGCTGACACCGATGCTGGGGGCCGGTCCGGTGCTGGCCACGTGGGCGCTGCGCGAGGTGATCGTGGTGCGCTGGACCGGGCCCTCCTTCGACCCGGCCCGCTCCGAGGCCGCCACCGAGAGCATCGAACTGGCCCACCACGGGTTCCTCTGA
- a CDS encoding DUF6760 family protein codes for MTYATDRLYEEIAYIAYHFHWEQDRLLDLTHPDRIRWVQEIARINTRVNEG; via the coding sequence GTGACGTACGCGACCGACCGTCTGTACGAGGAGATCGCGTACATCGCCTACCACTTCCACTGGGAGCAGGACCGGCTGCTCGACCTGACCCATCCGGACCGGATCCGCTGGGTGCAGGAGATCGCCCGGATCAACACGCGCGTCAACGAAGGGTAG
- a CDS encoding phage tail protein: protein MPQAAGNPIATHIFSIQLGAYEVETVQEISGLSFEMDSIDHYEVTRTGQLLVRKLAGARKGGEVVISRGLGQSPTLTNWLEESFIRGNVATARQSLSIVIRDAANQAVRTINLKNAWVKKWEGPTLKAGESQPALEKVTVVFEDVDLK from the coding sequence ATGCCCCAGGCAGCCGGCAACCCGATCGCGACCCACATCTTCAGCATCCAGCTGGGTGCCTACGAGGTCGAGACCGTCCAGGAGATCTCCGGTCTCTCCTTCGAGATGGACTCGATCGACCACTACGAGGTGACCAGGACGGGCCAGTTGCTGGTCCGCAAGCTGGCCGGTGCCCGCAAGGGCGGCGAGGTCGTCATCTCGCGCGGCCTGGGCCAGAGCCCCACCCTCACCAACTGGCTGGAGGAGTCCTTCATCCGGGGCAACGTCGCCACCGCCCGGCAGTCCCTGTCGATCGTGATCAGGGACGCGGCCAACCAGGCGGTGCGCACGATCAACCTGAAGAACGCCTGGGTGAAGAAGTGGGAGGGTCCGACCCTCAAGGCCGGTGAGTCCCAGCCCGCGCTGGAGAAGGTCACCGTCGTGTTCGAGGACGTCGACCTCAAGTGA
- a CDS encoding phage tail sheath family protein translates to MPQYLSPGVYVEEVHSGPRPIEGVGTSVAAFVGFAEKGPFHSPSLVTTWSQYVQLFGGFVEGSYLAHSVYGYFANGGGIAYVVRVGAEVGGEGGAAKAALAKGPRGGAKEPATGEPVALGSFRIAARAGIEGEVTVEVADADGDAPAEDRFKLVVQQAGRPAESFDVSAKKSARNYVVTQVRERSALVLVEEAAAGTGALARPQKQTLTLTVPAAPAEVVPTGISAAEYVGDAEARTGFAGLEAIDEITMLAVPDLMAAHQQGLIDAEGVKAVQLAMITHCELMGDRVAVLDPLPELTPRQVREWRQEGAGYDSKYAALYYPWIKVFDPASGQNRFVPPSGHLLGIWARNDTERGVHKAPANEVVRGAIDLQTNVTKGEQDLLNPIGVNCIRAFPGRGIRVWGARTLASDPAWRYINVRRLFNYLEESILLGTQWTVFEPNDELLWISIRRDISAFLMEEWRRGALFGATAEQAFYVKCDAETNPPESVDLGQVVCEIGICPVKPAEFVVFRLAQFSDSTSLVNE, encoded by the coding sequence ATGCCGCAGTACCTGTCGCCCGGGGTGTACGTGGAGGAGGTCCACAGCGGACCCCGTCCGATCGAGGGGGTCGGGACGTCCGTGGCCGCCTTCGTCGGGTTCGCCGAGAAGGGGCCGTTCCACTCGCCGAGTCTGGTGACCACCTGGAGCCAGTACGTCCAGCTGTTCGGCGGGTTCGTCGAGGGCTCGTACCTCGCGCACTCGGTGTACGGGTACTTCGCGAACGGCGGCGGCATCGCGTACGTGGTCCGGGTCGGCGCGGAGGTCGGCGGTGAGGGCGGCGCGGCGAAGGCGGCCCTGGCGAAGGGCCCGCGGGGCGGCGCGAAGGAGCCGGCCACCGGGGAGCCGGTGGCGCTCGGGTCCTTCCGGATCGCGGCCCGGGCCGGGATCGAGGGCGAGGTCACGGTCGAGGTGGCGGACGCGGACGGCGACGCGCCGGCCGAGGACCGTTTCAAGCTGGTGGTCCAGCAGGCAGGCCGCCCGGCCGAGTCCTTCGACGTCTCGGCGAAGAAGAGCGCCCGCAACTACGTGGTGACGCAGGTGCGGGAGCGCTCCGCGCTGGTCCTGGTCGAGGAGGCGGCGGCCGGTACGGGCGCGCTGGCCCGGCCGCAGAAGCAGACGCTGACCCTGACGGTGCCCGCCGCGCCGGCCGAGGTGGTCCCGACCGGTATCTCGGCCGCCGAGTACGTGGGTGACGCGGAGGCCCGGACGGGCTTCGCCGGCCTGGAGGCGATCGACGAGATCACCATGCTGGCGGTGCCCGACCTGATGGCGGCGCACCAGCAGGGCCTGATCGACGCCGAGGGCGTCAAGGCCGTCCAGCTGGCGATGATCACGCACTGCGAGCTGATGGGCGACCGGGTCGCCGTGCTGGACCCGCTGCCCGAGCTCACGCCCCGCCAGGTGCGCGAGTGGCGCCAGGAGGGCGCCGGCTACGACTCCAAGTACGCGGCGCTGTACTACCCGTGGATCAAGGTGTTCGACCCGGCCAGCGGCCAGAACCGGTTCGTTCCGCCGAGCGGCCACCTGCTGGGCATCTGGGCCCGCAACGACACCGAGCGCGGGGTGCACAAGGCCCCGGCGAACGAGGTGGTGCGCGGGGCGATCGACCTGCAGACCAACGTCACCAAGGGCGAGCAGGACCTGCTGAACCCGATCGGCGTGAACTGCATCCGGGCGTTCCCCGGGCGCGGCATCCGGGTGTGGGGCGCCCGGACCCTGGCCTCCGACCCGGCCTGGCGCTACATCAACGTCCGTCGGCTGTTCAACTACCTGGAGGAGTCGATCCTCCTGGGCACCCAGTGGACGGTCTTCGAGCCGAACGACGAGCTGCTGTGGATCAGCATCCGGCGCGACATCTCGGCCTTCCTGATGGAGGAGTGGCGCCGTGGCGCGCTCTTCGGCGCCACGGCGGAGCAGGCGTTCTACGTGAAGTGCGACGCGGAGACCAACCCGCCGGAGTCGGTGGACCTGGGGCAGGTCGTCTGCGAGATCGGCATCTGCCCGGTGAAGCCCGCCGAGTTCGTGGTCTTCAGGCTGGCGCAGTTCTCCGACAGCACCAGCCTGGTGAACGAATAG
- a CDS encoding AAA family ATPase, whose product MNEQGRDHLERRLALTEGRVRRAVERRRAGDPQPDDPFRGMFLSQEAAQRLLDRGPGVVGEPGVFGGPGVLGEPDASVEARAAELEVWADAAQAAGAVLPLRALERNFGLSALDVELLLIALLPDADARFEQVYGYLNDDVTRRRATVARAFELLGLAPLDATARALLADGSALVGGGLLLVEDGERPFLGRSLRVPDRVTSALLGDDRADRALRGLLTPAVSAPVAGAEQLAGALAAGVRLVHLRERPGGSAAALAAAALAAVGRPAIGLDLTALAAEPHPRELLPLVAREVRLLGGALVAGPVEALEPAGRPERARLLGELARLPVPVLLTGHGAWDPLWADDSPLSVTAGQLAPAGRAEVFRSALEGSPVDPELDLAHALAPYLLTPDQIRRAAGSARRQALLDGGAPVGAAHLRAGVRGQNAAGLERLARRVEPAVGWQDLVLPEATGRELGELALRARHREQVLGRWRMRPGGGRGRGVMALFAGDSGTGKTMSAEVVAADLGLDLYVVDLSTVVDKFVGETEKNLERIFTEAAGVNGILLFDEADAIFGKRSEVKDANDRYANMESAYLLQRMESFDGIAVLTTNLRANLDEAFTRRLDVIVDFPVPDAVQREALWDRCLGPDLPRAEDLDLAFCARFELAGGSIRACAVTAAYLAAEAGRPVGMADLVAAVRREYRKLGRLVLSEEFGPWV is encoded by the coding sequence GTGAACGAGCAGGGCAGGGACCATCTGGAGCGCCGGTTGGCGCTGACCGAAGGGCGGGTGCGACGCGCGGTGGAGCGCCGGCGTGCCGGTGATCCGCAGCCGGACGACCCGTTCCGGGGGATGTTCCTGTCGCAGGAGGCGGCGCAGCGGCTGCTGGATCGCGGGCCGGGGGTGGTCGGGGAGCCGGGGGTGTTCGGCGGGCCGGGGGTGCTCGGGGAGCCGGATGCGTCGGTGGAGGCGCGGGCGGCCGAGCTGGAGGTCTGGGCCGACGCGGCGCAGGCCGCGGGCGCGGTGCTGCCGTTGCGGGCGCTGGAGCGGAACTTCGGGCTCTCGGCGCTGGACGTGGAGCTGCTGCTGATCGCGCTGCTCCCGGACGCCGACGCCCGGTTCGAGCAGGTGTACGGCTATCTGAACGACGACGTGACGCGGCGGCGGGCCACCGTCGCGCGGGCCTTCGAACTGCTCGGCCTGGCACCGCTGGACGCCACGGCCAGGGCGCTGCTCGCCGACGGATCCGCGCTGGTGGGCGGCGGCCTGCTGCTGGTGGAGGACGGCGAACGGCCCTTCCTGGGACGCTCCCTGCGGGTCCCGGACCGGGTCACCTCGGCGCTGCTGGGGGACGACCGGGCGGACCGGGCGCTGCGGGGGCTGCTGACTCCCGCCGTGTCCGCGCCGGTCGCGGGTGCGGAGCAGTTGGCCGGGGCGCTGGCGGCCGGGGTCCGGCTGGTGCACCTGCGGGAGCGGCCCGGCGGGTCGGCCGCGGCGCTGGCCGCCGCCGCGCTGGCGGCGGTGGGCCGGCCGGCGATCGGGCTGGATCTGACCGCACTGGCAGCCGAGCCGCACCCGCGGGAGCTGTTGCCGCTGGTGGCGCGGGAGGTCCGGCTGCTGGGCGGCGCTCTGGTGGCCGGTCCGGTGGAGGCGCTGGAGCCGGCCGGGCGTCCGGAGCGGGCCCGGTTGCTGGGTGAGTTGGCGCGGTTGCCGGTGCCGGTGCTGCTGACCGGGCACGGGGCGTGGGACCCGCTCTGGGCGGACGACAGCCCGCTGTCGGTGACGGCCGGACAGCTGGCCCCCGCCGGGCGGGCGGAGGTGTTCCGGAGCGCCCTGGAGGGTTCTCCGGTGGACCCGGAGCTGGATCTCGCGCACGCGCTGGCGCCGTACCTGCTCACCCCCGACCAGATCCGCCGGGCGGCCGGCAGCGCGCGGCGCCAGGCCCTGCTGGACGGCGGCGCGCCGGTCGGGGCCGCGCACCTGCGCGCGGGTGTCCGGGGGCAGAACGCGGCCGGACTGGAGCGGCTGGCCCGCCGGGTGGAGCCGGCCGTGGGCTGGCAGGACCTGGTGCTGCCGGAGGCGACCGGCCGTGAGCTCGGCGAACTGGCCCTGCGCGCCCGGCATCGGGAGCAGGTGCTGGGCCGCTGGCGGATGCGGCCCGGCGGTGGGCGGGGACGCGGGGTGATGGCGCTGTTCGCGGGTGACTCGGGGACGGGCAAGACGATGTCGGCGGAGGTGGTGGCGGCCGATCTGGGGCTGGACCTCTACGTGGTCGATCTCTCCACCGTGGTGGACAAGTTCGTCGGCGAGACGGAGAAGAACCTGGAGCGGATCTTCACCGAGGCGGCCGGCGTCAACGGCATCCTGCTGTTCGACGAGGCGGACGCGATCTTCGGCAAGCGCTCGGAGGTGAAGGACGCGAACGACCGCTACGCCAACATGGAGAGCGCGTACCTGCTCCAGCGGATGGAGTCCTTCGACGGCATCGCCGTCCTCACCACCAACCTGCGCGCCAACCTGGACGAGGCGTTCACCCGGCGGCTCGACGTCATCGTGGACTTCCCGGTACCGGACGCGGTGCAGCGCGAGGCGCTGTGGGACCGCTGCCTGGGCCCGGACCTGCCCCGCGCCGAGGACCTGGATCTCGCCTTCTGCGCCCGCTTCGAACTGGCGGGCGGCTCGATCCGGGCGTGTGCGGTGACGGCGGCGTACCTGGCGGCGGAGGCGGGGCGGCCGGTGGGGATGGCCGATCTGGTGGCGGCGGTGCGGCGGGAGTACCGCAAGCTGGGACGGCTGGTGCTGAGCGAGGAGTTCGGGCCGTGGGTGTGA
- a CDS encoding DUF4255 domain-containing protein codes for MIHEVDEALSALLRDEILGTSGIEVLFDAPTRDWAARRNGPTVNVFLYDIGEDVGRRESGRRRELGAERGELVAEHAPPRWFTLSYLVTAWTARPQDEHRLLSVLLAGLIGRPGLEPSRLSGTLAALGLPLPYTVAAPGEGRAGADIWSALGGELKPSLNLLVSAPIAGARSVPAALVTDALLLSVVDAGGGEGAAAEVRRPRFEDAPSASARPAAQVGARRTRGAAAGRSRPGGIGR; via the coding sequence GTGATCCACGAGGTGGACGAGGCGCTGTCCGCCCTGTTGCGCGACGAGATCCTGGGGACGTCCGGCATCGAGGTGCTGTTCGACGCGCCGACCAGGGACTGGGCGGCCCGGCGCAACGGTCCGACGGTGAACGTGTTCCTGTACGACATCGGGGAGGACGTCGGGCGGCGGGAGTCCGGGCGGCGCCGGGAGTTGGGTGCCGAGCGCGGTGAGCTGGTGGCCGAGCACGCGCCGCCGCGCTGGTTCACGCTGTCGTACCTGGTGACGGCGTGGACGGCCCGGCCGCAGGACGAGCACCGGCTGCTGTCGGTGCTGCTGGCCGGGCTGATCGGGCGCCCGGGGCTGGAGCCGTCCCGGCTGTCCGGGACGCTGGCCGCGCTCGGCCTGCCGCTGCCGTACACGGTGGCGGCGCCGGGCGAGGGCCGGGCCGGGGCGGACATCTGGTCGGCGTTGGGCGGGGAGTTGAAGCCCTCGCTGAATCTGCTGGTGTCGGCGCCGATCGCCGGCGCCCGGTCCGTGCCGGCGGCGTTGGTGACGGACGCGCTGTTGCTGAGCGTCGTGGACGCGGGCGGTGGCGAGGGTGCGGCGGCGGAGGTGCGCCGGCCCCGGTTCGAGGACGCGCCGTCGGCTTCGGCCCGGCCGGCGGCGCAGGTGGGCGCGCGCCGGACGCGCGGGGCGGCGGCCGGCCGGTCGCGGCCGGGAGGGATCGGCCGGTGA
- a CDS encoding zinc ribbon domain-containing protein yields MSASETPARPARGTCADCGAEASPERTFCEECGAFLSWAPGPAPAAVAASAVAEAPAGTAREAAPAAGPATTTPAPAPSGDPTVTAPVPAPEAETTELPPVAAPAAPRAPARAAAERAHALLVPVPGPVAAPAGDPAVAPVLPGRPEEARPRVRTAGDEPRFDGTDCPWCATSNPPERHFCRRCGAQFSTIGDRAPVPRSWWRRLWARDGGEAPWAGQRPRLRRGLGRTVRLVLAALLAVAVLVAALVWTGPAVDAVTDHFAARVPLDPVTMTASRSYEGHGPELTVDKVSNSWWGTGIEGDGAGEWLEASFGRPVRLLDLLVTPGASADAAQQLAQARPHLVELVITDADGRSETRQVELTGDGAQRVKLRAARVTKVRVVLRSAFGVAAGKQVAVAELEFFGRTSSGSS; encoded by the coding sequence GTGAGCGCGAGCGAGACCCCAGCACGTCCGGCCCGAGGCACCTGTGCGGATTGCGGTGCGGAGGCGTCGCCCGAGCGCACGTTCTGCGAGGAGTGCGGGGCGTTCCTGAGCTGGGCGCCCGGACCGGCGCCGGCGGCGGTGGCGGCGAGCGCAGTGGCCGAGGCGCCCGCCGGGACGGCCCGGGAGGCGGCCCCGGCCGCCGGCCCCGCCACGACTACGCCCGCGCCCGCGCCCTCGGGCGACCCGACCGTGACCGCCCCCGTCCCGGCCCCGGAGGCCGAGACCACCGAACTCCCGCCGGTCGCGGCCCCCGCCGCACCCCGAGCGCCGGCGCGGGCGGCGGCCGAGCGGGCCCACGCGCTGCTCGTCCCGGTGCCCGGCCCGGTGGCCGCGCCGGCCGGGGACCCGGCGGTGGCCCCGGTGCTGCCGGGACGCCCGGAGGAGGCCAGGCCGAGGGTCCGCACCGCGGGCGACGAGCCGCGGTTCGACGGGACGGACTGTCCGTGGTGCGCCACGTCCAACCCGCCCGAGCGGCACTTCTGCCGGCGCTGCGGCGCGCAGTTCTCCACCATCGGCGACCGTGCGCCGGTGCCACGCTCCTGGTGGCGCCGGCTGTGGGCCCGCGACGGCGGTGAGGCCCCCTGGGCGGGTCAGCGGCCGCGGCTGCGGCGGGGCCTGGGGCGGACGGTGCGCCTGGTACTGGCCGCCCTGCTCGCGGTGGCGGTCCTGGTGGCGGCGCTGGTGTGGACCGGCCCCGCGGTGGACGCGGTGACCGACCATTTCGCCGCCCGGGTGCCCCTCGACCCGGTCACGATGACCGCGTCGCGGTCGTACGAGGGACACGGGCCCGAACTCACCGTCGACAAGGTGTCCAACTCCTGGTGGGGCACCGGGATCGAGGGTGACGGCGCCGGTGAGTGGCTGGAGGCCTCCTTCGGCCGGCCGGTGCGGCTGCTCGACCTGCTGGTCACACCGGGGGCGTCCGCGGACGCCGCGCAGCAGCTGGCCCAGGCCCGCCCGCACCTGGTGGAGCTGGTGATCACCGACGCGGACGGGCGCAGCGAGACCCGGCAGGTCGAGCTGACCGGTGACGGCGCGCAGCGGGTGAAGCTGCGGGCGGCCCGGGTGACCAAGGTGCGGGTGGTGCTGCGGTCCGCGTTCGGGGTGGCGGCGGGCAAGCAGGTGGCGGTCGCGGAGCTGGAGTTCTTCGGCCGCACGTCCTCGGGTTCCTCGTGA